The proteins below come from a single Periophthalmus magnuspinnatus isolate fPerMag1 chromosome 7, fPerMag1.2.pri, whole genome shotgun sequence genomic window:
- the LOC117373949 gene encoding transmembrane and death domain protein 1-like, with amino-acid sequence MLTLHWDIMGRVRLSVLQAVEEDIGTHQLERLVKLLTLKECEDLVVALSSPEEDVFKRLELLSPENNQLRLQPLNKRALLSSAQEAEAECRNALTDWLVENGEEIYHNRLTRALQHIGRTDVAIEVGKNINQDKSLNLKRYVEDYHKIVSSFNVPEEQPNATDKKTRRLKLSDLSGRDLDVIIQRAPVPPYGMGPLDVLMPVCWGFLLGFCGTLLIMLCFSWFHSILKCFFSVRPVDPHMDACARLALTPQIMIQTGTRARTPPPHRPGAPSTHPGPPPIQAPSAFSRG; translated from the exons TGGAAGAGGACATAGGCACCCATCAGCTGGAGCGCCTGGTGAAGCTGCTGACCCTGAAGGAGTGCGAGGACCTGgtggtggcgctgtcgagtccaGAGGAGGACGTCTTCAAACGACTGGAGCTTCTGTCCCCGGAGAATAACCAGCTCAGACTGCAGCCGCTGAACAAGAGAGCGCTGCTGTCCTCTGCACAGG AGGCTGAGGCCGAGTGCAGGAACGCTCTGACTGATTGGTTAGTGGAGAATGGAGAGGAGATCTACCACAACAGGCTGACCAGAGCTTTGCAGCACATCGGTAGAACTGATGTGGCCATTG AAGTGGGAAAGAACATCAACCAGGACAAGTCCCTGAACCTGAAGCGATACGTTGAGGACTATCATAAAATAGTGAGCTCCTTCAACGTGCCAGAGGAGCAGCCCAACGCGACGGACAAAAAGACAAGAAGACTCAAAT tgagCGATCTGAGCGGGAGAGACTTGGACGTGATAATACAGAGAGCCCCGGTGCCGCCGTACGGGATGGGACCTCTGGACGTGCTCATGCCCGTGTGCTGGGGCTTCCTGCTGGGCTTCTGTGGGACACTGCTGATTATGTTGTGTTTCTCATGGTTCCACTCTATTCTCAAGTGCTTTTTCAGTGTTCGGCCGGTGGATCCACATATGGACGCT TGTGCCCGATTGGCATTGACCCCGCAGATAATGATCCAGACTGGCACACGCGCTAGAACCCCCCCGCCCCACCGCCCGGGGGCCCCTTCCACCCACCCAGGGCCCCCTCCGATTCAGGCCCCTTCAGCCTTTTCAAGAGGCTAA